DNA from Streptomyces sp. NBC_01476:
AGCGGCTGATGCGGCACGGGCTGTCCCGGCGGCTCGGCGACGCCGCCACGGGCATCCTGGTCGAGTCGGCCGGCACCTGGGGCCACGAGGGGGCGCCGATGGAGGCGCACGCCGCCGCGGTGCTCACCGAGTTCGGCGCCGACCCGGCCGGCTTCACCGGCCGGGAGCTCCTCGACGACCATGTGATCGACGCCGACCTGGTGCTCACCGCGACCCGCGACCACCGCGCCCAGGTGATCTCGATGGGCCACGCGGCGGGCCTTCGCACCTTCACGCTCAAGGAGTTCACCCGGCTGGTGCGGGCGATAGACCAGGCCACGCTGCCCGACGGCACGGTCACCGAGCGGGCCCGCGCGCTGGTCCGGGCGGCCGCGGCGCTGCGCGGCTGGCTGCTGGCGCCCAGCCCGGACGCCGACGAGGTGCACGATCCGTACGGCGCCCCGGTCTCGTACTTCCGCAGCATCGGTGAGGAGATCCACACCGCGCTCGATCCGATGGTGACGGCACTGACCGGCATCCCGGCGCCCGCGGCCGTCTGAGCGGCCGTCCAGGGGCCTTCCCGGGCCGCTCCCGGGCCGGCCCCGGCCCGCCTCCGGGCTCATCGGGGGAGGAGCGCCGGAGAATCGCGGCCACCGTCTGTACCCCGCGCCGGGCCGGTGCAACCGTTCCGGTTCCCTGTGAGTCTCAACAGGTGTTGGCCGTCCCGGCCCGGCCACCACTAGGGTGTGACGCTGTGAGGACCCCCCGGACGCGTGCGCAACCCGGTTGCGCCCCCGATTACGTCGGAGGCTGCCCGTGCGCGAATATCTGCTGACCCTGTGCGTCTCCGCCGCCGTCACGTACCTGCTGACCGGCCCGGTGCGGAAGTTCGCCATCGCCGCGGGCGCCATGCCGGAGATCCGGGCACGTGATGTGCACCGCGAACCCACTCCGCGGCTCGGCGGCATCGCGATGTTCGGCGGCCTGTGCGCCGGGCTGCTGGTCGCCGCTCATCTGAGCAATATCGGGGATGTGTTCACCCTCTCCAACGAGCCGCGGGCGCTGCTCTCCGGTGCCGCGCTGATCTGGCTGCTGGGCGTCCTGGACGACAAGTGGGGCGTGGACGCGCTGATCAAGCTCGGCGTGCAGATGATCGCGGCCGGTGTGATGGTCTGGCAGGGCCTGGCCATCCTGTGGCTGCCGCTGCCCGGTATCGGCACGGTCGCCCTCACCCCGGTGCAGTCCACCCTGCTCACCGTGGCGCTGGTCGTGATCACCATCAACGCGGTGAACTTCGTGGACGGCCTGGACGGCCTGGCGGCCGGTGTGGTCTGCATCGCCGCCATCGCGTTCTTCATGTACGCGTACCGCATGTGGTACGGCTACGGCGTCGAGGCGGCCGCGCCCGCGACGCTCTTCAGCGCGATCCTGATCGGGATGTGCCTGGGCTTCCTCCCGCACAACATCCATCCGGCGCGGATCTTCATGGGCGACTCGGGCTCGATGCTGATCGGCCTGGTGCTCGCCTCGGGTGCGATCTCCATCACCGGGCAGGTGGACCCGGACGCGATCACCGACTTCACCGGGTCGACCCGGCAGACCGTGCACTTCATGGTGCCGGTCTACATGCCGCTGCTGCTGCCGCTGACCATGATCGCCATTCCGGCGATCGACCTGGTGCTCGCGGTGGTCCGCAGGACCTGGAAGGGCCAGTCGCCGTTCGCCGCGGACCGCGGCCACCTGCACCACCGGCTGCTGGAGATCGGGCACTCGCACAGCCGGGCGGTGCTGATCATGTACTTCTGGTCGGCGCTGTTCGCCTTCTCCGCGGTGGCGTTCTCGGTGAACTCCTCCAGCCTGTGGATCGTGCTGGTGATCGTCGCGCTGAGCGCGGTCGGTCTGGTGGTCCTGCTGCTGCCGCGGTTCCGGCCGCAGACCCCGCAGTGGGCGGAGTCGGTGGTCCCGCCGCGCTACCGGCGGCGCAAGCGCCGGCTGGCCGCCGCCGCGGCCGCGGCCGAGCAGGAGATGCGGGAGGCCGAGCCCGGTGAACGGCCGGCCCTCAACGGGTCGACCGCGATCGGCGACCGCTCCCGGCTGCCCGACCGGCGGCGTCCGGTGGACAGCAGGCACTGATCAATTTCGGTGTGCACCGACCCGGGCACCGACCGTGTCCGGGCGTGACGAGAAGCCGGTGAGAAGCCGCAGAGCAGCCGCTGAGAAGCCGGCGATCGACGGGTCGCACAATTCGGGCAAAGACCCTCGATGGAAATTCCGGCAATTCGCTCATTCCGGGCAACTGCTGTAAAAGGGCACGGCATTGCGGGCTCGGGCCGTAACTCGTGCGTGTGACGGGCAGCACATCTCCATGGTAAAGACCGGATCAAATACTTTGTGATACCGTTCACGAAACCCACGGAACAGCCGAAAGACCATAGTGCGACGGTCTTCCGGCACGAGGCACGTCCTCGGCCCCGACTACGCTCGTCTCCGACGACACCCGAAATCCCCAACTCCCGCCGGAGGAGCTGCCCCCATGCAGTCCAACGACGTCCGAACCCTCCTTAACTGCACCGTCCCCACTGCCGCGGCCGGTGCCATCGCCACCGTGATCAGCGGTGCGGTGGCCGGCGGCAAGGGAGCGATCGGCGCCGCCGCCGGCACGTTGGTCGTGATCGCCTTCATGGCGATCGGGATGGTGGTGCTGCAACGCACCGCGAAGTCGTACCCGTCGCTGTTCCAGATGATGGGCCTGGTGCTCTACACGGTGCAGATCCTGCTGCTCGCGATCGTGCTCGCCGTGTTCAGGCACACCTCACTCTTCAACACCCGGGCCTTCGCCTTCTCGCTGCTGGCCGCCGCGCTCATCTGGATCGCCGCGCAGGCCAGGACGTACATGAAGACGAAGATCCTCTACGTCGAGCCCAAGTCGGCGGGGACCCCGTCGTGACTCCCGTCAGGCGCTTCCTCCCTGACGGTGGGGGTAGGGCCGGTGTAAAGAGCGCTCCGCTCATTTGCTATCGTCCCGACTCAACTGCGGCCGAGCTGCCGCGAGCGGCGACCAGGTACACCTCGCCGCTCGGTTCAGCGCCGACCCGCCGCCCCCACATCCGTACCACCAGTCCAGTGCCGTTCCGCGGCTCAGCGCCGCGCCGACACATCGAGGTTGCCGTACCCATGCGCCACGCTGAAGGAGCTCTCGGTGAGTGCTGACCAGGTTCTCGCCTTCGAGACGAACTGCCACATCTTCGACGGGTGCGGCTTCCCGGCCCCCGGCCTGCACTCGTTCGTCTTCGACCCGATCTTCTCGATCGGCAGCTTCGACTTCACCAAGCCGATGCTGCTGGCGCTGCTCAGCACCGTCGTGATCGTCGGCTTCTTCTGGGCCGCCTTCAACAAGGCGAAGGTCGTCCCCGGCAAGCTGCAGATGGTCGGTGAGGCGGGCTACGACTTCGTCCGCCGCGGGATCGTCTACGAGACGCTGGGCAAGAAGGTCGGCGAGAAGTACGTCCCGCTGATGGTCTCGCTGTTCTTCATGGTCTGGCTGCTGAACCTCTGGTCGATCATCCCGGTCGCGCAGTTCCCGGTGACCGCGATCATCTCCTTCCCGGCCGCACTCGCCGGGATCGTCTACATCACGTGGATGTACCTGACGTTCAAGAAGCACGGCTTCGTGGGCGGCTGGAAGAACATCACCGGCTACGACAAGTCGCTCGGCTGGGTGCTGTTCCTCTCGGTGCCGATCGAGTTCTTCTCGAACGTGCTGGTACGGCCGTTCACGCACGCCGTCCGGCTCTTCGCCAACATGTTCGCGGGCCACACCCTGCTGCTGCTCTTCACCATCGCGAGCTGGTACCTGCTCAACGGCATCGGCATCGCGTACGCGGGTGTGTCCTTCATCATGACCATCGTGATGACCGCCTTCGAGCTGTTCATCCAGGCCGTTCAGGCGTACGTGTTCGTGCTCCTGGCCTCCAGCTACATCCAGGGCGCGCTCGCCGAGAACCACTGAGCTCCCCCCTCCACGACCCCGACAGATGTCCGGTGGCCAACCCCCACCGGTCCGTGAAAGAGAAGGAAGAACCCGGCATGTCCGCTCTCGCGCACGCGACGCTCGCCGCCGTCGAAATCAAGGGCAACCTCGGCTCGATCGGCTACGGCCTGGCCGCCATCGGCCCCGGCGTCGGCATCGGCATCATCTTCGGCAACGGCACCCAGGCCCTCGCCCGCCAGCCCGAAGCGGCCGGCCTGATCCGCGCCAACCAGATCCTCGGCTTCGCCTTCTGTGAGGCGCTCGCGCTGATCGGTCTGGTCATGCCGTTCGTCTACCCGACCTCCTGATCGCGGCTGGCGACCGGAACCGACCGGCACACATAGACGGAAGGCACTGATGTGATCTCCTTGGTACAGCTGGCGGCAGACGACGCGGAGAACCCGCTCGTCCCGCCGATCCCCGAGCTCATCATCGGCCTGCTCGCCTTCGCCATCGTCTTCTTCTTCCTCGCCAAGAAGCTCCTCCCGAACATCAACAGGGTTCTGGAAGAGCGCCGGGAGGCCATCGAAGGCGGCATGGAGAAGGCGGAGGCCAGCCAGGCCGAGGCGCAGCAGACCCTTGAGCAGTACCGCAGCCAGCTCGCCGAGGCCCGGCACGAGGCCGCGCGGCTGCGCCAGGAGGCGCAGGAGCAGGGTGCGGCACTCATCGCCGAGATGCGGGCCGAGGGCCAGCGTCAGCGCGAGGAGATCGTCGCCGCCGGCCATGCGCAGATCGAGGCCGACCGCAAGGCCGCGGCCGCCGCGCTGCGGCAGGACGTCGGCAAGCTCGCCACCGAACTGGCCGGCAAGCTCGTGGGTGAGTCCCTGGAGGACACCGCCCGGCAGAGCCGCACCATCGACCGCTTCCTCGACGGGCTCGACGCGACGGCGCCCTCGGCCGAGGCGGCCCGGTGAACGGAGCGAGCCGCGAGGCGCTGAGCGCAGCGCGTGAGCAGCTGGACGCGCTGACCGACAGCACGTCGGTCGACGCGGCCGGTCTCGCCGAGGAGCTGGCCGCGGTCACCGCGCTGCTGCACGGCGAGGGCACCCTGCGCCGGGCGCTCAGCGACCCGGCGAAGTCCGGCGAGGCCAAGGCGGCGCTGGTCCGGCAGCTCTTCACCGGCCAGGTCGGCGGCGCGACCCTGGACCTGCTGTCCGGCATGGTCAGGTCCCGCTGGTCGCAGCCGCGCGATCTGGTGGACGCGATCGAGGAACTGGCGAACACCGCCGACCTGATCGTCGCCCAGCGCCGCGGCGCGCTGGACGACGTGGAGGACGAGCTCTTCCGCTTCGGCCGGATCCTCTCCGGCAGCAGCGAACTGCGCTCCGCGCTGGCGAACCAGGTGGCCAACGGCGAGGCCAAGGCCGGACTGCTGCACTCGCTGCTCGGCGGCCGCGCCAATCCGGTCACCGAACGGCTGGTGACGAGACTGGTCACCGCGCCGCGAGGACGTAGCCTGGAGAGCGGGATCGAATCCCTGTCCAAGCTCGCCGCGGCCCGCCGCAGCCGGGTGGTCGCGGAAGTGACCTCGGCGACTCCGCTGAGTGATCAGCAGAAGCAGCGACTGGCCGACGCGCTGGCCAGGATCTACGGACGACAGGTGCACCTGAACCTGGACGTGGACCCCGCGGTCCTCGGCGGGGTGCGGGTACGCATCGGCGACGAGGTCATCAACGGCGCCATCGCCGACCGCCTCGAAGAGGCGTCACGGCGGATGGCCGGCTGACAGCCACCAACTCAACAAGCAGGAAAGCGGCCCGAGTTGGGCCGACATGTCCTCTGGGGGAACCCCCCAGACCCCCCAGAAACTTCGGGCCCAACAAGGAGAGCAGGGAACCCAGATGGCGGAGCTCACGATCCGGCCGGAGGAGATCCGGGACGCGCTGGAGACGTTTGTCCAGTCGTACCAGCCGGACGCCGCCTCGCGCGAGGAGGTCGGCACGGTCAGCGTTGCCGGAGACGGCATCGCACGCGTCGAGGGACTTCCCTCGGCCATGGCGAACGAACTGCTGCGCTTCGAGGACGGCACCCTCGGTCTCGCCCTCAACCTCGAGGAGCGCGAGATCGGTGCGATCGTCCTCGGCGAGTTCAACGGCATCGAGGAGGGCCAGCCGGTGCACCGCACCGGCGAGGTGCTCTCGGTCGCCGTCGGCGAGGGCTACCTGGGCCGGGTCGTCGACCCGCTGGGGAGCCCGATCGACGGCCTCGGCGAGATCGAGACCGACGGCCGCCGCGCCCTTGAGCTGCAGGCCCCCACGGTCATGCAGCGCAAGTCGGTGCACGAGCCGATGCAGACCGGCCTCAAGGCCGTCGACGCGATGACCCCGATCGGCCGCGGCCAGCGCCAGCTGATCATCGGTGACCGGCAGACCGGCAAGTCCGCGCTGGCGATCGACACGATCATCAACCAGCGTGACAACTGGCGCTCCGGCGACCCGAAGAAGCAGGTCCGCTGCATCTACGTCGCCATCGGCCAGAAGGGCTCCACCATCGCCGGCGTGCGCGCCGCGCTGGAGGAGGCCGGCGCGCTGGAGTACACCACCATCGTCGCCGCCCCGGCGTCCGACCCGGCCGGCTTCAAGTACCTGGCGCCGTACACCGGCTCGGCCATCGGCCAGCACTGGATGTACCAGGGCAAGCACGTCCTGATCGTCTTCGACGACCTGAGCAAGCAGGCCGACGCCTACCGCGCCGTGTCGCTGCTGCTGCGCCGCCCGCCGGGCCGCGAGGCGTACCCCGGTGACGTCTTCTACCTGCACTCCCGCCTGCTGGAGCGCTGCGCCAAGCTCTCCGACGACCTGGGCGCCGGTTCCATGACCGGTCTGCCGATCGTGGAGACCAAGGCGAACGACGTGTCGGCGTTCATCCCGACCAACGTCATCTCCATCACCGACGGCCAGTGCTTCCTGGAGTCGGACCTCTTCAACGCCGGTCAGCGCCCCGCGCTGAACGTCGGTATCTCGGTCTCCCGGGTCGGTGGCTCGGCGCAGATCAAGGCCATGAAGGGCGTCTCCGGCCGGCTCCGCGTGGACCTCGCCCAGTTCCGTGAGCTGGAGGCGTTCGCCGCCTTCGGTTCCGACCTGGACGCGGCCTCCAAGGCGCAGCTGGAGCGTGGCCAGCGGATGGTCGAGCTGCTCAAGCAGGGCCAGTACGCGCCGTACGCGATCGAGGACCAGGTCGTCTCCATCTGGGCCGGCACCACCGGCAAGCTGGACGACGTACCGGTCGAGGACGTACGCCGCTTCGAGCGTGAGCTGCTGGACTACCTGCACCGCGAGCACAAGTCGCTGCTCACCGCGATCGTCGAGACCGGCAAGCTGCCGGACGAGACCGTCGAGGTGCTCACCGACGCGGTGGCCGCGTTCAAGAAGCAGTTCGAGACGTCCTCCGGCGCGCTGCTGGTCGAGGGCTGATCATGGGCGCACAGATTCGCGTCTACAAGCGCCGGATCAAGTCCGTCACCGCCACCAAGAAGATCACCAAGGCGATGGAGATGATCGCCGCCTCGCGCATCGTCAAGGCGCAGCGCCAGGTGGCGGCCTCCTCGCCGTACGCGGACGAGCTGACCCGCGCGGTGACGGCGGTGGCGACCGGCTCCAACACCAAGCACGCCCTGACCACCGAGGCGGAGCACCCGACCCGGGCCGCGGTCCTGCTCGTCACGAGCGACCGCGGTCTGGCCGGCGGGTACTCCTCCAACGCGATCAAGGCCGCCGAGAAGCTCGCCGAGCAGCTGCGCTCGGAGGGCAAGGAGGTCGACTCCTACCTCGTCGGCCGCAAGGCGGTGGCGTACTACAGCTTCCGCGAGCGCGAGGTCAAGGGCTCCTGGACCGGCTTCAGCGACAGCCCGAAGTACGGCGACGCCAAGGAGGTCGCGGCGCCGCTCATCGAGGCGGTCGAGCTGGAGACCGCCGAGGGCGGCGTGGACGAACTGCACATCGTCTTCACCGAGTTCGTCTCGATGATGACGCAGGTGCCGGTCGCCCGGCGGCTGCTGCCGCTGTCGCTGGACGAGGACGAGCGGGCGGCGGCGCTGGCGGAGCAGACCGGCAAGTCCGGCATCCTGCCGCTGTACGAGTTCGAACCGTCGGCCGAGGGCGTGCTGGACGCGCTGCTGCCGCGGTACGTCGAGAGCCGTATCTACAACGCGCTGCTGCAGGCCGCCGCTTCCGAGCACGCGGCCCGGCGCCGGGCGATGAAGTCGGCGACCGACAACGCGGAAGACCTCATCAAGTCGCTGACGCGGCTGTCCAATGCGGCCCGACAGGCCGATATCACCCAGGAAATCAGCGAGATCGTCGGTGGCGCGAGCGCCCTCGCCGACGCTAGCGCGGGGAGTGACTGACCACTATGACCACCACTGTTGAAACGGCCCCGACCGGTACGGCCACCGGCCGCGTCGCCCGGGTCATCGGCCCGGTCGTCGACGTGGAGTTCCCCGTCGACGCGATGCCGGAGATCTACAACGCGCTGCACGTCGACATCGCCGACCAGTCCGAGCTCTCCGGCGAGGGCCAGGGCGTGCGGACGCTGACCCTGGAAGTCGCCCAGCACCTCGGCGACGGCCTGGTCCGCGCCATCTCGATGCAGCCCACCGACGGCCTGGTCCGCCAGGCCCCGGTGACCGACACCGGCGAAGGCATCACGGTGCCGGTCGGTGACGTCACCAAGGGCCGCGTCTTCAACACCCTCGGCAAGATCCTCAACGAGCCGGAGGCGGAGTCCGAGGTCACCGAGCGCTGGCCGATCCACCGCAAGGCCCCGGACTTCGACCAGCTCGAGTCGAAGACCGAGATGTTCGAGACCGGCCTGAAGGTCGTCGACCTGCTCACCCCGTACGTCAAGGGCGGCAAGATCGGCCTCTTCGGTGGTGCGGGCGTCGGCAAGACGGTGCTCATCCAGGAAATGATCATGCGTGTCGCCAAGCTGCACGAGGGCGTCTCCGTCTTCGCCGGGGTCGGTGAGCGCACCCGTGAGGGCAACGACCTGATCGCGGAGATGGCGGAGTCCGGCGTGCTGCCGCAGACCGCGCTCGTCTTCGGCCAGATGGACGAGCCGCCGGGCACCCGGCTGCGGGTCGCGCTGGCCGGTCTGACCATGGCGGAGTACTTCCGCGATGTGCAGAACCAGGACGTGCTGTTCTTCATCGACAACATCTTCCGGTTCACCCAGGCCGGCTCCGAGGTCTCCACGCTGCTCGGCCGGATGCCGTCCGCGGTGGGTTACCAGCCGACCCTGGCCGACGAGATGGGCCAGCTGCAGGAGCGGATCACCTCCACCCGCGGCCACTCCATCACCTCGATGCAGGCGATCTACGTCCCCGCGGACGACCTCACCGACCCGGCCCCGGCGACCACCTTCGCGCACCTCGACGCGACGACGGTGCTCTCCCGGCCGATCTCGGAGAAGGGCATCTACCCCGCGGTGGACCCGCTCGACTCCACCTCACGCATCCTGGACCCGCGCTACATCCGGCAGGACCACTACGACTGCGCCACCCGGGTCAAGGGGATCCTCCAGAAGTACAAGGACCTCCAGGACATCATCTCGATCCTCGGCATCGACGAGCTCGGTGAAGAGGACAAGCTCACCGTCTTCCGGGCCCGCCGGATCGAGCGCTTCCTGTCGCAGAACACCCACGCCGCCAAGCAGTTCACCGGCGTGGACGGTTCTGACGTGTCGCTCGACGAGTCGATCACGGCGTTCAACGCGATCGCCGACGGCGAGTACGACCACTTCCCCGAGCAGGCGTTCTTCATGTGCGGTGGCCTGGAGGACCTCAAGGCCAACGCGGCGAAGCTCGGCGTCAACTGACGCGGGGAGCCGTAGCGAGCACGAGGGGGGCGGTCCGGCACAGCCCAGGTGACCGCCCCCCTCGCGCACCCCTTATTCTTTGTCTTACGCATCCGCCGCAGGCGGTGGATGCCGACCCGAGGAGCCGTCTTGGCCGATCTTCACGTCGAGCTGGTGGCCGCGGACCGCAGCGTCTGGTCCGGCGAGGCCACCATGGTCATCGCCCGAACCACGTCGGGTGACATCGGCATCATGCCCAGCCACGAGCCGTTGCTGGGGGTGCTCGAATCCGGTCCGGTGACCATCAGGACCACCGATGAGAGCGGCCCGGTGGTGGCTGCCGTGCAGGGCGGGTTCATCTCGTTCTCCGACAACCAGCTGTCGATTCTCGCTGAGGTCGCCGAGCTGGCCGACGAGATCGACGTGGCCAGGGCCGAGCGGGCACTGGAGCGGTCCAGGTCGGAAGCCGACGCGGCCGCCCAGCGCCGTGCGGAGGTCCGGCTGGCCGCGGCTGCGGCGGGTTCGCGCTGAACACAGGCCGCACCGTGTACGTATGACTCAGTAGCTCTCAGTACCGCGCACCACCCAGCAGGACCGGCGGACGGTGAATTCGTACACCGGCTGTCACCGCAGGACAACGGCGCCGCGGACTGCCCCAACGGGCGGTCCGCGGCTCCGGCACAGCAAGGGCGGCAACCATTCCTAGGCGAGGAGGTCGAAGGACGTGATCCTCGCTTTCCAGGTGGGCTTCGGGATTCTCGCGGCGGCGCTGCTGGGACTCTTCGTCTTCGGCCTGCGCCGGCGGCTGATCCAGCGGCCGGGCGGCACCTTCGACTGCAGCCTGCGGCTCGCCCCGGCCGAGGACGCGGAGGGCGGCGGCAAGGGCTGGGTCTACGGAGTGGCCCGCTACAGCGGTGACCGGGTCGAGTGGTTCCGGGTCTTCTCGTACTCGCCCCGCCCGCGCCGGGTGCTCGACCGTCCGGCGATCGAGGTGCTGGGCCGCCGGGATCCGCAGGGCTCCGAGGAGCTGGCGCTGCTCTCGGACGCCGTGGTGCTCTCCTGTCGCCACCGGGGGATGTCACTGGAGCTGGCGATGAGCGACGACGCGCTGACCGGGTTTCTCGCCTGGCTGGAGGCGGCCCCGCCCGGCCAGCGGGTGAATGTGGCGTGAGGCGGCGGTTCCGAGCGGGGACCGGGAGCCGACGGGCGGCGTAGTCGACCCCCGGCCGTGTGGGGGGATGGAGCCTGAACCGCGGGGCGCTTCTCTGCTGCTTGAGCTGTCATGCGCACGCCCAAGGGCGTCTACAGAGATCGTAGAAAGGTCTGGACCAGTGGTCAAGAGGTCTGGACCACCTGGCTTTCCTGCCGGCTCGCTCAGCGGTTCTCGCCCGGAACCCACAGCACGTCACCGCGCGAGGTGTTCGCGGTGCGGGCCAGGATGAAGAGCAGATCCGACAGACGGTTGAGGTAAGTGGCCGTCAGCGGGTTCATGGTGTCGCCGTGTTCGGCCAGCGCCGCCCAGGTGGAGCGCTCCGCGCGGCGGACGACGGTGCACGCCTGGTGGAGCAGCGCCGCGCCGGGGGTGCCCCCCGGAAGGATGAACGAGCGCAGCTTGGTCAGGCCTTCGAGGTAGTGGTCGCAGTCGGCCTCCAGGCGGTCGACGTAGGACTGCTCGACGCGCAGCGGCGGGTACTTGGGGTCGGGGACGACCGGAGTGGCCAGGTCGGCGCCCACGTCGAAGAGGTCGTTCTGCACCCGGACGAGTACGGCGCGGACGTCGTCCGGGAGGCCGCCGAGGGCGAGCGCGACGCCGAGCACCGCGTTCGCCTCGTTGGCGTCGGCGTAGGCGCCGATGCGCGTGTCGGTCTTCGCCGTGCGGCTCATGTCGCCCAGCGCGGTGGTGCCGTCGTCGCCGGTGCGGGTGTAGATACGGGTGAGGTTGACCATACGGCCGAGCGTAGGCCCTGCCGGCCGCGACCGGGCGGACCCCAACTGTGCGACCAACGACACATGGTGACGCACCCGACAACCTGTCGCGTCCGGCGCTGAACGGACGTTAAGGTCCGGCAATACCCCAACGGAGAGGTGTGTGGACCGTGGCGCGGAAGCTTGCCGTCATC
Protein-coding regions in this window:
- a CDS encoding arsenate reductase/protein-tyrosine-phosphatase family protein, with the translated sequence MPGYVSAGQGGDVFRVLHVCTGNVCRSPIAERLMRHGLSRRLGDAATGILVESAGTWGHEGAPMEAHAAAVLTEFGADPAGFTGRELLDDHVIDADLVLTATRDHRAQVISMGHAAGLRTFTLKEFTRLVRAIDQATLPDGTVTERARALVRAAAALRGWLLAPSPDADEVHDPYGAPVSYFRSIGEEIHTALDPMVTALTGIPAPAAV
- a CDS encoding MraY family glycosyltransferase; this translates as MREYLLTLCVSAAVTYLLTGPVRKFAIAAGAMPEIRARDVHREPTPRLGGIAMFGGLCAGLLVAAHLSNIGDVFTLSNEPRALLSGAALIWLLGVLDDKWGVDALIKLGVQMIAAGVMVWQGLAILWLPLPGIGTVALTPVQSTLLTVALVVITINAVNFVDGLDGLAAGVVCIAAIAFFMYAYRMWYGYGVEAAAPATLFSAILIGMCLGFLPHNIHPARIFMGDSGSMLIGLVLASGAISITGQVDPDAITDFTGSTRQTVHFMVPVYMPLLLPLTMIAIPAIDLVLAVVRRTWKGQSPFAADRGHLHHRLLEIGHSHSRAVLIMYFWSALFAFSAVAFSVNSSSLWIVLVIVALSAVGLVVLLLPRFRPQTPQWAESVVPPRYRRRKRRLAAAAAAAEQEMREAEPGERPALNGSTAIGDRSRLPDRRRPVDSRH
- the atpB gene encoding F0F1 ATP synthase subunit A — protein: MSADQVLAFETNCHIFDGCGFPAPGLHSFVFDPIFSIGSFDFTKPMLLALLSTVVIVGFFWAAFNKAKVVPGKLQMVGEAGYDFVRRGIVYETLGKKVGEKYVPLMVSLFFMVWLLNLWSIIPVAQFPVTAIISFPAALAGIVYITWMYLTFKKHGFVGGWKNITGYDKSLGWVLFLSVPIEFFSNVLVRPFTHAVRLFANMFAGHTLLLLFTIASWYLLNGIGIAYAGVSFIMTIVMTAFELFIQAVQAYVFVLLASSYIQGALAENH
- the atpE gene encoding ATP synthase F0 subunit C; translated protein: MSALAHATLAAVEIKGNLGSIGYGLAAIGPGVGIGIIFGNGTQALARQPEAAGLIRANQILGFAFCEALALIGLVMPFVYPTS
- a CDS encoding F0F1 ATP synthase subunit B, with protein sequence MISLVQLAADDAENPLVPPIPELIIGLLAFAIVFFFLAKKLLPNINRVLEERREAIEGGMEKAEASQAEAQQTLEQYRSQLAEARHEAARLRQEAQEQGAALIAEMRAEGQRQREEIVAAGHAQIEADRKAAAAALRQDVGKLATELAGKLVGESLEDTARQSRTIDRFLDGLDATAPSAEAAR
- a CDS encoding F0F1 ATP synthase subunit delta, coding for MNGASREALSAAREQLDALTDSTSVDAAGLAEELAAVTALLHGEGTLRRALSDPAKSGEAKAALVRQLFTGQVGGATLDLLSGMVRSRWSQPRDLVDAIEELANTADLIVAQRRGALDDVEDELFRFGRILSGSSELRSALANQVANGEAKAGLLHSLLGGRANPVTERLVTRLVTAPRGRSLESGIESLSKLAAARRSRVVAEVTSATPLSDQQKQRLADALARIYGRQVHLNLDVDPAVLGGVRVRIGDEVINGAIADRLEEASRRMAG
- the atpA gene encoding F0F1 ATP synthase subunit alpha produces the protein MAELTIRPEEIRDALETFVQSYQPDAASREEVGTVSVAGDGIARVEGLPSAMANELLRFEDGTLGLALNLEEREIGAIVLGEFNGIEEGQPVHRTGEVLSVAVGEGYLGRVVDPLGSPIDGLGEIETDGRRALELQAPTVMQRKSVHEPMQTGLKAVDAMTPIGRGQRQLIIGDRQTGKSALAIDTIINQRDNWRSGDPKKQVRCIYVAIGQKGSTIAGVRAALEEAGALEYTTIVAAPASDPAGFKYLAPYTGSAIGQHWMYQGKHVLIVFDDLSKQADAYRAVSLLLRRPPGREAYPGDVFYLHSRLLERCAKLSDDLGAGSMTGLPIVETKANDVSAFIPTNVISITDGQCFLESDLFNAGQRPALNVGISVSRVGGSAQIKAMKGVSGRLRVDLAQFRELEAFAAFGSDLDAASKAQLERGQRMVELLKQGQYAPYAIEDQVVSIWAGTTGKLDDVPVEDVRRFERELLDYLHREHKSLLTAIVETGKLPDETVEVLTDAVAAFKKQFETSSGALLVEG
- a CDS encoding F0F1 ATP synthase subunit gamma, whose translation is MGAQIRVYKRRIKSVTATKKITKAMEMIAASRIVKAQRQVAASSPYADELTRAVTAVATGSNTKHALTTEAEHPTRAAVLLVTSDRGLAGGYSSNAIKAAEKLAEQLRSEGKEVDSYLVGRKAVAYYSFREREVKGSWTGFSDSPKYGDAKEVAAPLIEAVELETAEGGVDELHIVFTEFVSMMTQVPVARRLLPLSLDEDERAAALAEQTGKSGILPLYEFEPSAEGVLDALLPRYVESRIYNALLQAAASEHAARRRAMKSATDNAEDLIKSLTRLSNAARQADITQEISEIVGGASALADASAGSD
- the atpD gene encoding F0F1 ATP synthase subunit beta; the protein is MTTTVETAPTGTATGRVARVIGPVVDVEFPVDAMPEIYNALHVDIADQSELSGEGQGVRTLTLEVAQHLGDGLVRAISMQPTDGLVRQAPVTDTGEGITVPVGDVTKGRVFNTLGKILNEPEAESEVTERWPIHRKAPDFDQLESKTEMFETGLKVVDLLTPYVKGGKIGLFGGAGVGKTVLIQEMIMRVAKLHEGVSVFAGVGERTREGNDLIAEMAESGVLPQTALVFGQMDEPPGTRLRVALAGLTMAEYFRDVQNQDVLFFIDNIFRFTQAGSEVSTLLGRMPSAVGYQPTLADEMGQLQERITSTRGHSITSMQAIYVPADDLTDPAPATTFAHLDATTVLSRPISEKGIYPAVDPLDSTSRILDPRYIRQDHYDCATRVKGILQKYKDLQDIISILGIDELGEEDKLTVFRARRIERFLSQNTHAAKQFTGVDGSDVSLDESITAFNAIADGEYDHFPEQAFFMCGGLEDLKANAAKLGVN
- a CDS encoding F0F1 ATP synthase subunit epsilon, translated to MPTRGAVLADLHVELVAADRSVWSGEATMVIARTTSGDIGIMPSHEPLLGVLESGPVTIRTTDESGPVVAAVQGGFISFSDNQLSILAEVAELADEIDVARAERALERSRSEADAAAQRRAEVRLAAAAAGSR
- a CDS encoding DUF2550 domain-containing protein, coding for MILAFQVGFGILAAALLGLFVFGLRRRLIQRPGGTFDCSLRLAPAEDAEGGGKGWVYGVARYSGDRVEWFRVFSYSPRPRRVLDRPAIEVLGRRDPQGSEELALLSDAVVLSCRHRGMSLELAMSDDALTGFLAWLEAAPPGQRVNVA
- a CDS encoding cob(I)yrinic acid a,c-diamide adenosyltransferase encodes the protein MVNLTRIYTRTGDDGTTALGDMSRTAKTDTRIGAYADANEANAVLGVALALGGLPDDVRAVLVRVQNDLFDVGADLATPVVPDPKYPPLRVEQSYVDRLEADCDHYLEGLTKLRSFILPGGTPGAALLHQACTVVRRAERSTWAALAEHGDTMNPLTATYLNRLSDLLFILARTANTSRGDVLWVPGENR